The Paenibacillus sp. FSL R7-0204 genome includes a region encoding these proteins:
- a CDS encoding NHL domain-containing protein, whose product MRKKIKQLMACVLSFLLITTLLPEWLGEKAYAADLYIISTFAGTGSSGYSGDGKAATSAQLNSPTGVAVDSSGNVYIVDSYENRIRKVDSTGKISTFAGKGTGGYSGDGEAATLAELNNPRGVAVDSGGNVYIADSYNYRIRKVDRTGNISTFAGTSITGGYLGDGGAATSARLRNPTGVAVDSSGNVYIADSYDNRIRKVDSTGKISTFAGTGTGGYSGDGEAATSAQLTSPFGVAVDSNGNVYIAENATNRIRKVDSMGTISTFAGTGTRGYSGDGEAATSAQLNSPTGVAVDSSGNVYIADNSNHRIRKVDSTGNISTLAGTGTNGGYLGDGGAATSARLRNPTRVAVDSSGNVYIADLYNYRIRKLTFVAPAQTVSAAAATPTPGAGVDDAITLTVKNALENTDTAFSGAHNVTISGYVQAPDGSYGSFNGTALTASPNTISVTFADGVATANLKLNKAAEHTIALSVAGVATPAANTLSITPVAGSTSSMALTTDVTAPAGNGGAFAQQPVVTLRDAYGNTSVSDNSTIVTVSKKDTGTWTLTGTATATASAGVVTFSGLGATNAAGVTGARLAFDASGLAQITSAAVTLPAPTPAQKVSASAATLTPGAGVDDAITLTVKNALENTDTTFSGAYDVTISGYVQAPDGSYGSFNGTALTASPNTISVTFANGVATANLKLNKAAAQTIGLSVADVATPAANTLSITPVAGSASSMELTTDVAAPAGNGGAFAQQPVVTLRDAYGNTSVSDSTTVVTVSKKDTGTWTLTGTATATASAGVATFSGLGATNAAGVTGAQLAFDASGLAQITSAAVKLPAPTPAQKVSAAAAAPAPGVGVDDAITLTVKNALENTDTTFSGAHNVTISGYVQAPDGSYGSFNGTALTASPNTISVTFANGVATANLKLNKAAAQTIGLSVADVATPAANTLSITPVAGSASSMELTTDVAAPAGNGGAFAQQPVVTLRDAYGNMSVGDSTTVVTVSKKDTGTWTLTGTATATASEGVATFSGLGATNAAGVTGAQLAFDASGLAQITSAAVKLPAPTPAQKVSAAAAAPAPGVGVDDAITLTVKNALENTDTTFSGAHNVTISGYVQAPDGSYGSFNGTALTASPNTISVTFANGVATANLKLNKAAAQTIRLSVAGVATPAANTLSITPVAGSTASMVLTTEVTAPAGNGGAFAQQPVVTLRDAYGNTSVSDSTTVVTVSKKDTGTWMLTGTATATASEGVATFSALGATNAAGVTGARLAFDASGLAQITSAAVTLPAPTPAHTVSAAAAAPAPGVGVDDAITLTVKNALENTDTTFSGAYDVAISGYVQAPDGSYGSFNGTALTASPNTIRVTFVNGVATANLKLNKAAAQTIGLSVADVATPAANTLSITPVAGSASSMELTTDVAAPAGNGGAFAQQPVVTLRDAYGNMSVGDSTTVVTVSKKDTGTWTLTGTATATASAGVATFSGLGATNAAGVTGARLAFDASGLAQITSAAVTLPAPTPAQTVSAAAAAPAPEVGVDDAIMLSVKNALENTDTTFSGAHNVTISGYVQAPDGSYGSFNGTALTASPNTIRVTFVNGVATAKLKLNKAAAQTIRLSVAGVATPAANTLSITPVAGSTASMVLTTEVTAPAGNGGAFAQQPVVTLRDAYGNTSVSDSTTVVTVSKKDTGTWMLTGTATATASEGVATFSALGATNAAGVTGAQLAFDASGLAQITSQSVTLPWPGVAAPRVESVTTGASHVLLNWSEVYGSVSYAVYQGTASGTYGDAVATVTGLTYDVRGLTNGTTYYFVVKSVNPSGISTASDEVSATPQVPAPGVPVLGPATPGDARISLKWDPVIGSTGYKIFKSTTSGAYGSEEASVSGSVYGYDVMGLTNGTTYYFVIQATNPGGDSTSSNEVSATPRTVPSAPTGVTAVAGDGQATVSFTTPANGGSDITYYEVTAMPGNITVKGAGSPITVTGLSNGVTYTFTVQAVNSAGSSVASDTSNAVTPRQPSGGTDTSTPSTPSTPSTPSTPTTPSTPSASSTPNPAPTPGSPEPTVDVFNNSIVNETNLVKTIESKVAEAKEANATIDFTDTQGHWAEKTINIFVHLKLINGYDDGTVRPNNPITRAEFAAMLNRVFNIQAGNNTNVVLKDIDDHWAKEAVENLVAAGVINGYTDGTFKPNQTITREEMVVMLSHIVDVNNVAKDTIKGNFNDLNGAYAASEIIAAAQAGIVSGKGNGRFDPKNNATRAEALQIILNVLELNPQLKTLLDLLS is encoded by the coding sequence CTTATAACTATCGAATTCGGAAAGTAGATCGGACGGGGAACATTAGTACGTTTGCGGGTACCAGTATTACCGGCGGCTATTTAGGAGACGGAGGAGCGGCGACATCGGCCAGATTGAGAAACCCGACTGGAGTAGCCGTAGACAGTAGCGGGAATGTGTATATAGCGGATTCATATGACAATCGAATTCGGAAAGTAGATTCGACGGGGAAGATTAGCACGTTTGCGGGCACGGGTACTGGCGGCTATTCAGGAGACGGGGAGGCGGCGACATCGGCCCAATTGACCTCCCCGTTTGGAGTGGCCGTAGACAGCAACGGGAATGTGTATATAGCGGAAAATGCTACCAATCGAATTCGGAAAGTAGATTCGATGGGGACCATTAGCACATTTGCGGGCACGGGTACTCGCGGCTATTCAGGAGACGGGGAAGCGGCGACGTCGGCCCAATTAAACTCCCCGACTGGAGTGGCTGTAGACAGCAGCGGGAATGTGTATATAGCGGATAATTCTAACCATCGAATTCGGAAAGTAGATTCGACGGGGAATATTAGCACGTTGGCGGGTACCGGTACTAACGGCGGCTATTTAGGAGACGGAGGGGCGGCGACATCGGCCAGATTGAGAAACCCGACTAGAGTAGCCGTAGACAGTAGCGGGAATGTGTATATAGCGGATTTATATAACTATAGGATCCGGAAGCTGACTTTTGTTGCTCCTGCACAAACAGTCAGCGCAGCTGCAGCCACTCCTACTCCCGGAGCCGGCGTGGATGACGCAATCACGCTGACCGTGAAGAACGCGCTGGAGAACACGGATACGGCGTTCAGCGGAGCGCATAATGTGACGATATCCGGTTACGTGCAAGCACCGGACGGCTCGTATGGCAGCTTCAACGGGACGGCCTTGACCGCGTCACCGAACACGATCAGCGTGACGTTTGCGGACGGGGTAGCCACGGCGAATCTGAAGCTGAACAAGGCAGCAGAGCATACCATCGCCCTGAGCGTGGCAGGCGTGGCCACGCCGGCGGCGAATACACTGAGCATCACGCCAGTGGCGGGAAGCACGTCTTCGATGGCACTGACCACGGACGTTACGGCACCAGCCGGCAACGGAGGCGCGTTCGCACAGCAGCCGGTCGTGACGCTTCGCGATGCTTACGGCAATACGAGCGTGAGCGACAATAGCACCATCGTGACCGTATCAAAGAAGGATACAGGAACGTGGACGCTGACAGGAACGGCGACGGCGACGGCAAGCGCGGGCGTCGTGACCTTTAGCGGTCTTGGCGCAACGAACGCAGCCGGGGTAACGGGAGCGCGGCTCGCCTTCGATGCGAGCGGCCTGGCGCAGATTACGAGCGCGGCCGTCACGCTTCCAGCGCCTACACCAGCACAAAAGGTCAGCGCATCCGCAGCCACTCTTACTCCCGGAGCCGGTGTAGACGATGCGATCACGCTGACCGTGAAAAATGCGCTGGAGAACACGGATACGACGTTCAGCGGAGCGTATGATGTGACGATATCCGGTTACGTGCAAGCGCCGGACGGCTCGTACGGCAGCTTCAACGGGACAGCCTTGACCGCGTCACCGAATACGATCAGCGTGACGTTTGCGAACGGGGTAGCCACGGCGAATCTGAAGCTGAACAAGGCGGCAGCGCAAACCATCGGCCTGAGCGTGGCAGACGTGGCCACGCCGGCGGCGAATACGCTGAGCATTACGCCAGTAGCGGGAAGCGCGTCTTCAATGGAGCTGACCACGGACGTTGCGGCACCAGCCGGTAACGGAGGCGCGTTCGCACAGCAGCCGGTCGTGACGCTTCGCGATGCTTACGGCAATACGAGCGTGAGCGACAGCACAACGGTTGTGACCGTATCAAAGAAGGATACGGGGACGTGGACGCTGACGGGAACGGCGACGGCAACGGCAAGCGCGGGAGTCGCGACCTTTAGCGGTCTTGGCGCAACGAACGCAGCCGGAGTAACGGGAGCGCAGCTCGCCTTCGATGCGAGCGGCCTGGCGCAGATTACGAGTGCGGCTGTCAAGCTTCCGGCTCCGACGCCAGCGCAAAAGGTCAGTGCAGCCGCAGCGGCTCCTGCTCCCGGAGTCGGGGTGGATGATGCGATCACGTTGACCGTGAAGAATGCGCTGGAGAACACGGATACGACGTTCAGCGGAGCGCATAATGTGACGATATCCGGTTACGTGCAAGCGCCGGACGGCTCGTATGGCAGCTTCAACGGGACGGCCTTGACCGCGTCGCCGAACACGATCAGCGTGACGTTTGCGAACGGGGTAGCCACGGCGAATCTGAAGCTGAACAAGGCGGCAGCGCAAACCATCGGCCTGAGCGTGGCAGACGTGGCCACGCCGGCGGCGAATACGCTGAGCATTACGCCAGTAGCGGGAAGCGCGTCTTCAATGGAGCTGACCACGGACGTTGCGGCACCAGCCGGTAACGGAGGCGCGTTCGCGCAGCAGCCGGTCGTGACACTTCGTGATGCTTACGGCAATATGAGCGTGGGCGACAGCACAACGGTTGTGACCGTATCGAAGAAGGATACAGGAACGTGGACGCTGACAGGAACGGCGACGGCAACGGCAAGCGAGGGAGTCGCGACCTTTAGCGGTCTTGGCGCAACGAACGCAGCCGGAGTAACGGGAGCGCAGCTCGCCTTCGATGCGAGCGGCCTGGCGCAGATTACGAGTGCGGCTGTCAAGCTTCCGGCTCCGACGCCAGCGCAAAAGGTCAGTGCAGCCGCAGCGGCTCCTGCTCCCGGAGTCGGGGTGGATGATGCGATCACGTTGACCGTGAAGAATGCGCTGGAGAACACGGATACGACGTTCAGCGGAGCGCATAATGTGACGATATCCGGTTACGTGCAAGCGCCGGACGGCTCGTATGGCAGCTTCAACGGGACGGCCTTGACCGCGTCGCCGAACACGATCAGCGTGACGTTTGCGAACGGGGTAGCCACGGCGAATCTGAAGCTGAACAAGGCGGCAGCGCAAACCATCCGCCTGAGCGTGGCCGGTGTGGCTACGCCGGCGGCGAATACGCTGAGCATTACGCCAGTGGCGGGAAGCACGGCTTCGATGGTGCTGACCACGGAGGTTACGGCACCAGCCGGCAACGGAGGTGCGTTCGCGCAGCAGCCGGTCGTGACGCTTCGCGATGCTTATGGCAATACGAGCGTGAGCGACAGCACCACGGTGGTGACCGTATCGAAGAAGGATACAGGAACGTGGATGCTGACGGGAACGGCGACGGCAACGGCAAGCGAGGGAGTCGCGACCTTTAGCGCTCTTGGCGCAACGAACGCAGCCGGGGTAACGGGAGCGCGGCTCGCCTTCGATGCGAGCGGTCTGGCGCAGATTACGAGCGCGGCCGTCACGCTTCCGGCTCCGACGCCAGCGCATACGGTCAGTGCAGCCGCAGCGGCTCCTGCTCCCGGAGTCGGGGTGGATGATGCGATCACGTTGACCGTGAAGAATGCGCTGGAGAACACGGATACGACGTTCAGCGGAGCGTATGATGTGGCGATATCCGGTTACGTGCAAGCGCCGGACGGCTCGTATGGCAGCTTCAACGGGACAGCCTTGACCGCGTCACCGAATACGATCCGTGTTACGTTTGTGAACGGGGTGGCCACGGCGAATCTGAAGCTGAACAAGGCGGCAGCGCAAACCATCGGCCTGAGCGTGGCAGACGTGGCCACGCCGGCGGCGAATACGCTGAGCATTACGCCAGTAGCGGGAAGCGCGTCTTCAATGGAGCTGACCACGGACGTTGCGGCACCAGCCGGTAACGGAGGCGCGTTCGCGCAGCAGCCGGTCGTGACACTTCGTGATGCTTACGGCAATATGAGCGTGGGCGACAGCACAACGGTTGTGACCGTATCGAAGAAGGATACAGGAACGTGGACGCTGACAGGAACGGCGACGGCAACGGCAAGCGCGGGAGTCGCGACCTTTAGCGGTCTTGGCGCAACGAACGCAGCCGGGGTAACCGGAGCGCGGCTCGCCTTCGATGCGAGCGGCCTAGCGCAGATTACGAGCGCGGCCGTCACGCTTCCGGCTCCGACGCCAGCGCAAACGGTCAGCGCAGCTGCAGCGGCTCCCGCTCCCGAAGTCGGTGTAGACGATGCGATCATGCTGAGCGTGAAGAACGCACTGGAGAACACGGATACGACGTTCAGCGGAGCGCATAATGTGACGATATCCGGTTACGTGCAAGCGCCGGACGGCTCGTATGGCAGCTTCAACGGGACAGCCTTGACCGCGTCACCGAATACGATCCGTGTTACGTTTGTGAACGGGGTGGCCACGGCGAAACTGAAGCTGAACAAGGCGGCAGCGCAAACCATCCGCCTGAGCGTGGCTGGTGTGGCTACGCCGGCGGCGAATACGCTGAGCATTACGCCAGTGGCGGGAAGCACGGCTTCGATGGTGCTGACCACGGAGGTTACGGCACCAGCCGGCAACGGAGGTGCGTTCGCGCAGCAGCCGGTCGTGACGCTTCGCGATGCTTATGGCAATACGAGCGTGAGCGACAGCACCACGGTGGTGACCGTATCGAAGAAGGATACAGGAACGTGGATGCTGACGGGAACGGCGACGGCAACGGCAAGCGAGGGAGTCGCGACCTTTAGCGCTCTTGGCGCAACGAACGCAGCCGGGGTAACGGGAGCGCAGCTCGCCTTCGATGCGAGCGGCCTGGCGCAGATTACGAGCCAGTCTGTGACACTCCCCTGGCCTGGAGTAGCTGCGCCGAGAGTGGAGTCTGTTACAACGGGAGCCAGTCATGTGCTTTTGAATTGGAGCGAAGTGTATGGGTCAGTCAGCTACGCCGTGTACCAGGGGACAGCTTCCGGCACTTATGGAGATGCGGTCGCTACAGTGACCGGATTAACGTATGATGTCAGGGGATTAACCAATGGGACAACATATTATTTTGTCGTAAAATCCGTGAATCCATCCGGAATCAGCACAGCTTCTGATGAAGTGAGCGCAACGCCGCAAGTTCCAGCGCCTGGAGTACCGGTACTGGGGCCAGCTACTCCGGGAGATGCTCGAATAAGCCTAAAGTGGGATCCGGTGATCGGTTCCACGGGGTACAAAATATTCAAAAGTACAACCTCCGGCGCTTATGGATCAGAGGAAGCTTCGGTAAGTGGTTCGGTATACGGCTATGATGTAATGGGATTAACGAACGGTACAACGTACTATTTTGTCATCCAAGCTACGAACCCGGGAGGGGACAGCACTTCTTCTAATGAAGTGAGCGCAACGCCGCGAACGGTTCCATCGGCTCCAACGGGCGTAACTGCAGTAGCTGGCGATGGACAAGCAACGGTAAGCTTCACTACCCCAGCCAATGGCGGAAGTGACATCACTTACTACGAGGTCACCGCTATGCCGGGAAATATTACGGTAAAAGGAGCGGGCAGCCCAATCACGGTAACAGGGCTATCCAATGGAGTGACGTATACGTTTACGGTGCAAGCTGTCAATAGTGCGGGCAGCAGCGTAGCTTCTGATACCTCTAATGCCGTGACGCCGAGACAACCATCCGGCGGCACGGATACATCGACGCCATCGACGCCATCGACGCCATCGACGCCATCGACACCAACGACACCATCGACGCCATCGGCATCATCGACACCTAATCCGGCACCGACTCCTGGTTCTCCAGAGCCTACGGTTGATGTATTTAACAATAGCATTGTTAATGAAACCAATCTAGTAAAGACGATTGAATCCAAAGTAGCGGAAGCGAAGGAAGCAAACGCTACAATTGATTTTACTGACACGCAAGGGCACTGGGCTGAAAAGACAATCAATATCTTCGTCCACTTGAAACTGATAAATGGCTATGACGATGGTACGGTTAGGCCGAATAATCCGATCACCCGCGCGGAGTTCGCCGCGATGCTGAATCGCGTGTTCAATATCCAAGCTGGTAACAATACGAATGTTGTATTGAAGGACATAGATGATCACTGGGCGAAAGAAGCGGTTGAGAATCTAGTAGCGGCAGGGGTAATCAATGGCTACACGGACGGTACGTTCAAGCCGAATCAGACGATTACACGAGAAGAAATGGTGGTCATGCTGTCCCATATCGTAGACGTAAATAACGTGGCGAAAGATACAATAAAGGGCAACTTCAATGATTTGAATGGTGCTTATGCAGCTAGCGAGATTATAGCAGCAGCGCAAGCAGGTATTGTTAGCGGTAAAGGGAATGGAAGATTCGATCCCAAGAACAATGCCACACGTGCAGAAGCGTTGCAGATCATCTTGAATGTGTTGGAGCTTAACCCCCAGTTGAAGACGTTGTTGGATTTGCTCAGCTAG